From Deltaproteobacteria bacterium, one genomic window encodes:
- a CDS encoding DUF2304 domain-containing protein, translated as MSESPFVLTSELIFRQRVFAAIFIVFFMILTLELIRRRALKERYAILWVVAAFVLLPMVLSPSIVSSVSRLIGVNYPPSAILLTGILFLTLIVLHFSVALSRFKSNEEKLVLRIIEQDQDLSQLRQRIRVIEHRIDQANPGAPPKDDAPTRD; from the coding sequence ATGTCGGAGTCGCCGTTCGTCCTGACGAGTGAACTGATTTTCCGGCAGCGCGTCTTCGCCGCGATCTTCATCGTCTTTTTCATGATTCTCACGCTCGAACTCATCCGCCGCCGCGCGCTCAAGGAGCGCTATGCGATCCTGTGGGTCGTGGCGGCCTTCGTCCTGCTGCCCATGGTCCTGTCGCCCTCCATCGTGAGCAGCGTGTCCCGTCTCATCGGCGTCAACTACCCGCCGTCGGCGATCCTGCTCACGGGCATTCTCTTCCTCACGCTCATCGTGCTGCACTTTTCGGTGGCGCTCTCGCGTTTCAAGTCGAACGAGGAGAAGCTGGTGCTGCGGATCATCGAGCAGGATCAGGATCTGTCGCAGCTTCGGCAGAGAATCCGCGTGATCGAACACCGGATCGATCAGGCGAACCCCGGCGCGCCGCCGAAAGACGACGCGCCGACGCGGGATTGA
- the pstC gene encoding phosphate ABC transporter permease subunit PstC, with protein sequence MADQSAFQNRRTWTETLIERGLFLCGVVSVVTTFGIVAILGYESYGFFREVRLRDFLFDTQWTPLFFTKRFGIWPLVSGTVLTTAIAIVVALPFGLLAAIYLSEFANERSRRIVKPAIEILAGVPTIVYGYFALVFVTPLLQKIVPDLAGFNSLSPGIVMGVMIIPLISSLSEDALYSVPMSLREGAYALGAGKLPTIFRVVIPAALSGIAAAVTLAVSRAVGETMIMAIAAGQQPRLTLDPRVQIETMTAYIVQVALGDTPHGTLAYQTIFVVGACLFLMTLGMNMLSQRLARRYRRKN encoded by the coding sequence ATGGCTGACCAGTCCGCATTCCAGAATCGCCGCACATGGACGGAGACCCTGATCGAACGGGGTCTCTTCCTGTGCGGCGTCGTGTCGGTCGTCACGACCTTCGGTATCGTCGCGATTCTGGGATACGAGTCCTACGGGTTTTTTCGCGAAGTGCGCCTGCGGGACTTTTTGTTCGACACGCAGTGGACGCCGCTGTTTTTCACGAAACGATTCGGCATTTGGCCGCTCGTGTCGGGAACGGTCCTGACGACGGCGATCGCGATCGTCGTCGCGCTCCCCTTCGGTCTTCTCGCGGCGATCTACCTGAGCGAATTCGCCAACGAGCGGTCGCGCCGCATCGTCAAACCCGCAATCGAGATTCTCGCCGGCGTCCCCACGATCGTGTACGGATACTTCGCGCTCGTTTTCGTCACGCCGCTCCTGCAAAAAATCGTGCCCGACCTGGCTGGATTCAACTCCCTGTCGCCGGGCATCGTGATGGGTGTGATGATCATCCCGCTCATCTCTTCGCTCTCCGAGGACGCCCTTTACTCGGTACCGATGAGCCTGCGCGAGGGGGCTTACGCGCTGGGCGCGGGTAAGCTGCCGACGATCTTTCGCGTAGTGATTCCCGCGGCGCTCTCGGGCATCGCCGCCGCTGTCACCCTCGCGGTGTCGCGCGCGGTGGGCGAGACGATGATCATGGCCATCGCGGCGGGCCAGCAGCCGCGCCTGACCCTCGACCCCCGCGTTCAGATCGAGACCATGACCGCGTACATCGTGCAGGTGGCGCTCGGCGACACGCCGCACGGCACGCTTGCGTATCAGACGATCTTCGTCGTCGGCGCGTGTCTGTTCCTCATGACGCTCGGCATGAACATGCTCAGCCAGCGTCTGGCGCGCCGGTATCGGAGGAAGAACTGA
- a CDS encoding alcohol dehydrogenase catalytic domain-containing protein, protein MKAIWLEDGRAAWRDVPEPERRPGWDVVQVSAVGVCNTDLELTRGYMNFRGVPGHEFVGRVVSDDSPLAGRRVVGEINTGCGRCAACLAGWARHCAERGVLGILNLPGAFAERIALPRGNLKPIPDSLDDERAVFIEPLAAALRLSEQGLLTAGTRTLLVGDGKLAQLVARVLALHGARTTVLGRHARKLDLLAPWVNVIARDAQRVAPASFDLVIEASGSPAGMAAALATVRPMGTIVVKSTCAGRIDLDLSRCVVDEVRLVGSRCGPFEPAIDLLARGLVDPSPLIDARFDFRETIEALRHAATPGVLKVVVRFPASP, encoded by the coding sequence ATGAAAGCCATCTGGTTGGAAGACGGTCGGGCCGCGTGGCGCGACGTGCCGGAGCCCGAGCGTCGCCCGGGTTGGGATGTCGTGCAGGTAAGCGCGGTCGGCGTGTGCAACACCGATCTCGAGCTTACGCGCGGCTATATGAACTTTCGCGGCGTTCCCGGTCATGAGTTCGTCGGGCGCGTCGTTTCGGATGATTCGCCCCTCGCGGGGCGGCGCGTGGTCGGCGAGATCAACACGGGATGCGGTCGGTGCGCGGCGTGCCTCGCGGGATGGGCGCGCCATTGCGCGGAGCGCGGCGTGCTGGGCATCCTGAACCTACCGGGTGCTTTCGCGGAACGAATCGCGCTGCCGCGCGGCAACCTGAAGCCGATTCCCGATTCTCTTGACGACGAGCGAGCGGTCTTTATCGAGCCGCTGGCGGCGGCGCTGCGTCTGTCGGAGCAGGGACTTCTGACGGCGGGCACGCGCACGCTGCTCGTCGGCGACGGCAAGCTCGCGCAGCTCGTCGCGCGGGTCCTCGCCCTGCACGGCGCACGCACCACGGTGCTCGGCCGCCACGCGCGCAAACTCGATCTGCTCGCGCCGTGGGTGAACGTAATCGCGAGGGATGCCCAGCGCGTTGCGCCCGCGTCGTTCGATCTCGTGATCGAAGCGTCGGGTTCGCCCGCGGGTATGGCGGCGGCGCTCGCGACCGTGCGCCCGATGGGCACGATCGTCGTGAAGAGCACCTGCGCGGGACGTATCGACCTCGATCTCAGTCGGTGCGTCGTCGATGAAGTCCGCCTGGTCGGTTCGCGTTGCGGCCCCTTCGAGCCCGCCATCGACCTGCTGGCGCGGGGCCTCGTCGATCCGTCACCGCTCATCGACGCGCGATTCGACTTTCGCGAAACGATCGAAGCCCTGCGTCACGCGGCGACGCCGGGCGTGCTCAAGGTCGTCGTGCGTTTCCCCGCTTCGCCCTAA
- a CDS encoding ABC transporter ATP-binding protein yields MKPDSPAAEFDIELFRDRRADAPALRDIRLALPAGGVIGVIGHNGAGKSTLTQTLNRIVPTFRKGEWRGAVRLFGEDIADRTVAELSATVGIVFQDFETQLFSSSVLREAAFALESRGLDPAVIATRVREWLTRMDLWDLREREPASLSGGQKQRLALASVLAAETPILALDEPTTDLDPESAAAIVGIVRAFATELRTVLHVTHDLESLGHADLIVAMKDGRVHAVMTAEEMWTDPERVRACGASPPPLADLFARLGLAERPDSVESACDVLATSGFRATSTSVDRLPTTGDMMVRATGLTFGYRADQSAVRDVDLEIRAGELVALVGANGCGKTTLVKLLAGILRPRAGQVRVGGREVASLAAHERPGAVGLVFQNPDHQLFCATAAEEVAFGPRHQRLAPDEIARRVDEALAIAGLTDAGGRDPFAMTKGERKRLALASVLACRPRLLILDEPTTGLDAPEQERMMATLARLVDAGHAVLVITHALAHAAAFATRIIAMADGRIVADGDPFGVLTDDAACRASRLVAPSIVRLAHRMGTRALTVDSLAARLERA; encoded by the coding sequence GTGAAACCCGACTCCCCCGCCGCCGAATTCGACATCGAACTGTTCCGCGATCGCCGCGCCGACGCACCCGCGCTGCGCGACATCCGGCTCGCCCTGCCCGCTGGCGGCGTCATCGGTGTCATCGGGCACAACGGCGCGGGAAAATCCACGCTCACGCAAACCCTCAACCGCATCGTTCCGACGTTTCGCAAGGGCGAGTGGCGCGGGGCGGTGCGACTTTTCGGCGAGGACATCGCCGACAGGACCGTCGCCGAGCTCTCCGCAACCGTGGGGATCGTCTTTCAGGACTTCGAGACGCAGCTCTTTTCGTCGAGCGTGCTGCGCGAGGCGGCTTTCGCGCTCGAAAGCCGCGGCCTCGATCCCGCCGTCATCGCGACGCGCGTGCGCGAGTGGCTGACGCGCATGGACCTGTGGGACCTGCGTGAGCGCGAGCCGGCGTCGCTCTCGGGCGGGCAGAAGCAGCGCCTCGCGCTGGCCAGTGTGCTGGCCGCGGAAACGCCGATCCTCGCCCTGGACGAACCCACCACCGACCTCGACCCCGAATCCGCCGCCGCGATCGTCGGGATTGTACGGGCGTTCGCGACCGAACTCCGAACCGTCCTTCACGTCACGCACGACCTGGAGTCGCTCGGCCATGCCGATCTGATCGTCGCGATGAAGGACGGGCGCGTCCACGCCGTCATGACGGCCGAAGAAATGTGGACCGATCCCGAACGCGTTCGCGCCTGCGGTGCGTCGCCGCCGCCGCTCGCCGATCTGTTTGCACGGTTGGGGCTTGCCGAGCGACCCGATTCCGTCGAATCGGCTTGCGACGTGCTCGCAACCTCGGGATTCCGCGCGACATCGACCTCCGTCGACCGGCTCCCCACGACCGGCGACATGATGGTCCGCGCGACGGGTCTGACCTTCGGCTATCGGGCCGATCAGTCAGCGGTGCGCGACGTCGATCTGGAGATCCGCGCGGGCGAGCTCGTTGCGCTCGTGGGCGCGAACGGATGCGGCAAGACAACGCTCGTCAAGCTGCTCGCCGGCATTCTCCGCCCACGGGCGGGACAGGTGCGGGTCGGCGGTCGCGAGGTCGCATCGCTCGCGGCGCACGAGCGCCCCGGCGCGGTCGGGCTCGTCTTTCAGAATCCCGATCACCAGCTCTTCTGCGCGACGGCGGCCGAGGAGGTCGCCTTCGGTCCGCGTCATCAGCGTCTCGCGCCGGATGAGATCGCGCGGCGCGTGGACGAGGCGCTCGCGATTGCGGGCCTCACCGACGCGGGCGGGCGCGATCCTTTCGCGATGACCAAGGGCGAACGCAAGCGCCTCGCCCTCGCAAGCGTGCTGGCGTGCCGTCCGCGCCTCCTGATCCTCGATGAACCGACGACCGGCCTCGACGCCCCGGAGCAGGAGCGGATGATGGCGACGCTCGCGCGTCTCGTGGACGCGGGCCACGCCGTCCTCGTCATCACGCACGCCCTCGCCCACGCGGCGGCGTTTGCGACGCGCATCATCGCCATGGCCGACGGGCGCATCGTGGCGGACGGCGACCCGTTCGGCGTGCTGACCGACGACGCCGCATGTCGCGCCTCGCGCCTCGTCGCGCCGTCGATCGTCCGACTCGCGCACCGGATGGGCACGCGCGCGCTCACCGTCGATTCGCTCGCGGCGCGGTTGGAGCGGGCATGA
- a CDS encoding putative molybdenum carrier protein, producing the protein MSTRPSRLTIVSGGQTGVDRAALDGALTVGLACGGWCPAGRRAEDGPIPARYPLRETPSAEYDERTRWNVRDADATLVLTMGAPTGGTAYTIEVARRLVKPCLVVDLARTPAIDEAVAWVHAGRFEVLNVAGPRESKSESIYAKAYAWCVELFTRLG; encoded by the coding sequence ATGTCCACACGCCCGTCCCGATTGACGATCGTCTCCGGCGGCCAGACCGGCGTGGACCGAGCCGCGCTCGACGGCGCCCTCACCGTCGGTCTCGCCTGCGGCGGATGGTGCCCGGCCGGGCGACGCGCCGAGGACGGTCCGATTCCCGCTCGCTATCCGCTGCGCGAAACGCCGAGCGCCGAATATGACGAACGCACGCGGTGGAATGTGCGCGACGCCGACGCGACGCTGGTCCTGACGATGGGCGCGCCGACGGGCGGCACCGCCTACACGATCGAGGTGGCGCGACGGCTCGTGAAGCCGTGCCTCGTTGTCGATCTCGCCCGGACGCCCGCCATCGACGAGGCCGTCGCGTGGGTTCACGCGGGGCGATTCGAGGTGCTCAACGTTGCCGGACCCCGTGAATCGAAATCGGAATCAATTTACGCGAAGGCGTATGCGTGGTGCGTGGAGTTGTTCACCCGACTCGGGTGA
- a CDS encoding NAD-dependent epimerase/dehydratase family protein, with protein MKVAVTGAAGFLGSHVADVLEKDGFEVVRLDKDADAARRIVAADLLSPDALKAALGGVEGVCHFAAVGDVYLAFENPPLAATINATGTANMLEAAKAVGVKKFVYISTWEVYGEPEYQPMDEKHPCRPDHPYNITKLAGEHLAMAYDRLKGVPAVALRIGTAFGTRMRSNSVFSIFIRKGMKGEPITIKGTGEQGREFVHAFDIGRACALVLRSDLRGEVFNITGTEFVSIKRLAELVSAKFPTEIKFEEARAGDIAPAKVSTEKARKLLGWQPEVAFEQGLAGIIEEAIAKA; from the coding sequence ATGAAGGTGGCGGTGACGGGGGCGGCGGGATTTCTGGGCTCGCACGTCGCGGACGTGCTGGAAAAAGACGGTTTCGAGGTCGTGCGTCTCGACAAGGACGCCGACGCCGCGCGCCGCATCGTCGCGGCCGATCTGCTCTCGCCGGACGCGCTGAAAGCGGCGCTCGGCGGTGTCGAGGGCGTCTGCCATTTTGCGGCGGTCGGAGACGTTTATCTCGCGTTCGAGAATCCTCCGCTCGCGGCCACGATCAATGCCACGGGCACCGCGAACATGCTCGAAGCGGCGAAGGCCGTCGGTGTCAAGAAGTTCGTCTACATCTCCACGTGGGAAGTTTACGGCGAGCCCGAGTATCAGCCGATGGATGAGAAGCACCCGTGCCGGCCCGATCATCCCTACAACATCACCAAGCTCGCGGGGGAACATCTGGCGATGGCGTACGACCGGCTCAAGGGCGTGCCCGCGGTCGCGCTGCGCATCGGCACCGCCTTCGGCACCCGCATGCGCTCCAATTCGGTCTTCTCGATCTTCATCCGCAAGGGCATGAAGGGCGAGCCGATCACGATCAAGGGCACGGGCGAACAGGGCCGCGAGTTCGTGCACGCCTTCGATATCGGCCGCGCGTGTGCGCTCGTGCTGCGCTCCGACCTGCGCGGCGAGGTTTTCAACATCACCGGCACCGAGTTCGTGTCGATCAAACGTCTGGCCGAGCTCGTGAGCGCGAAGTTCCCGACCGAGATCAAATTCGAAGAGGCCCGGGCGGGAGACATCGCGCCGGCCAAGGTCTCGACCGAAAAGGCGCGCAAGCTGCTCGGCTGGCAGCCCGAGGTGGCGTTCGAGCAGGGGCTCGCCGGGATCATCGAGGAAGCGATCGCCAAAGCGTGA
- a CDS encoding PstS family phosphate ABC transporter substrate-binding protein, protein MKRSLLFLFVLTLVASFTAACGSPAPAPTGDMPKAAVPAPAPAAEVIAIDGSSTVFPITEAVAEEFQKGGQAKVTVGISGTGGGFKKFCAGETVIANASRPIKPEEVELCTKNSIQYVELPVAYDGLAVVVSKENTWLQKLTVKQLKMMWEPEAQDVVKKWKQVDPTWPDDELHLFGPGVDSGTYDYFTQAIVGKEHASRGDFTASEDDNVLVQGVSTDKSALGFFGFAYYESNAEKLRLIPVDDENETNGAGAILPSLQTVSDGTYQPLSRPVFIYISKAAIDSRPEVQAFAEFYVKNAATLTKEVGYIPMPAKAYELVADRLAKKVLGSLFAGKGSQVGVTMDKLLAAEQGGEAPAAPAAGNAPAAAPK, encoded by the coding sequence ATGAAACGCAGTCTGCTCTTCCTGTTCGTTCTGACGCTCGTCGCGTCATTCACCGCGGCGTGCGGAAGTCCGGCGCCCGCGCCCACGGGCGATATGCCCAAAGCGGCAGTCCCGGCTCCGGCTCCGGCCGCGGAGGTGATCGCCATCGACGGTTCCAGCACCGTGTTCCCCATCACCGAAGCGGTGGCCGAGGAGTTCCAGAAGGGCGGCCAAGCCAAGGTGACCGTCGGAATCTCGGGCACCGGCGGCGGCTTCAAGAAGTTCTGCGCCGGCGAGACCGTCATCGCCAACGCCTCGCGGCCGATCAAGCCCGAGGAGGTCGAACTGTGCACGAAGAACTCGATCCAGTATGTCGAACTTCCGGTCGCCTATGACGGGCTTGCGGTCGTGGTCAGCAAGGAGAACACCTGGCTCCAGAAGCTGACCGTCAAACAGCTCAAAATGATGTGGGAGCCCGAGGCGCAGGACGTGGTGAAGAAGTGGAAGCAGGTCGATCCCACGTGGCCCGATGACGAATTGCATCTGTTCGGTCCGGGCGTGGACTCCGGCACCTACGACTACTTCACGCAGGCGATCGTCGGCAAGGAACACGCGAGCCGCGGCGATTTCACCGCGAGCGAAGACGACAACGTGCTCGTCCAGGGCGTTTCGACCGACAAGAGCGCGCTCGGATTTTTCGGATTCGCCTACTACGAGTCGAACGCCGAAAAGCTCCGCCTCATTCCGGTCGACGACGAGAACGAGACGAACGGCGCCGGGGCGATCCTGCCGAGCCTTCAGACCGTGTCCGACGGGACGTATCAGCCGCTGTCGCGACCGGTCTTCATCTACATCAGCAAGGCCGCGATCGATTCGCGTCCCGAGGTTCAGGCGTTCGCCGAGTTTTACGTGAAGAACGCCGCGACGCTCACGAAAGAGGTCGGCTACATTCCGATGCCCGCCAAGGCGTATGAACTCGTCGCTGATCGGCTGGCGAAAAAGGTGCTGGGCTCGCTGTTCGCCGGCAAAGGCAGCCAGGTCGGTGTGACGATGGACAAGCTGCTTGCGGCCGAGCAGGGCGGCGAGGCCCCGGCGGCCCCGGCCGCGGGCAACGCCCCGGCCGCGGCGCCCAAATAA
- a CDS encoding response regulator transcription factor yields MTTQILIIEDEADLVANLEYNLQKEGYRTRSALNGKAGLDLVGHGPTPDLVLLDLMLPDVPGTEVCRQIRNHEKTKNTPVIFLTAKGDEIDRIVGFEIGADDYMTKPFSVRELVLRIRAVLRRTQVDELPEGEQIRFGRLVIDRGAHRAWVGEEEVALTALEFRLLTTFLSRKGRVQTREKLLDDVWGIQADVTTRTVDTHVKRLRQKLGDLGAYIETIRGVGYRFCTTPDDIKV; encoded by the coding sequence ATGACGACCCAAATCCTGATCATCGAGGACGAAGCCGACCTCGTCGCCAATTTGGAATACAACCTTCAAAAGGAAGGTTACCGTACGCGCTCGGCGCTGAACGGCAAGGCGGGGCTCGACCTGGTCGGCCACGGACCGACCCCGGACCTCGTGCTCCTCGATTTGATGCTGCCGGATGTACCGGGGACCGAGGTCTGCCGCCAGATCCGCAATCACGAAAAGACGAAGAACACACCCGTGATTTTCCTCACGGCCAAGGGTGACGAAATCGACCGCATCGTCGGATTCGAGATCGGGGCCGACGACTACATGACCAAGCCGTTCAGCGTGCGCGAACTCGTTCTGCGCATTCGCGCCGTGCTGCGTCGCACGCAGGTCGATGAACTGCCCGAGGGCGAGCAGATCCGATTCGGGCGGCTCGTGATCGATCGCGGCGCGCACCGAGCGTGGGTGGGCGAGGAAGAAGTGGCGCTGACGGCGCTGGAATTCCGTCTCCTCACGACGTTTTTGTCGCGCAAGGGTCGGGTGCAGACCCGCGAAAAACTTCTCGACGACGTGTGGGGAATCCAGGCGGACGTGACGACGCGCACCGTGGACACGCACGTGAAACGATTGCGGCAGAAGCTCGGGGATCTCGGCGCGTACATCGAGACGATACGCGGGGTCGGGTACAGGTTCTGTACGACCCCGGACGACATCAAGGTTTGA
- a CDS encoding QueT transporter family protein — protein sequence MRELLTMWKSTRMVVLTAVCAACYVAVLLPFKIAVLVPGLTEVRPGAAVPVLMSLLFGPAAAWGAAIGNLVADFLGGMFGPGSFFGFVGNFLYGYLPYSIWRAFRGHARPGEGGRADWLLVAAAMVAGCFAIASAIGWGVDLLGLAPFAALGNIILVNNLLSSLALALPLVALLYPRVERAGLVWHDVMDLAPPPSGRRGVGAILAVAGALAAFAVGDAIAFGALDASFGAAGFAGVTGTAAIGAGVAPFLVVMLVGCALL from the coding sequence GTGCGCGAACTGCTCACCATGTGGAAGTCCACCCGGATGGTCGTCCTGACGGCGGTTTGCGCGGCGTGTTATGTCGCGGTGCTGTTGCCGTTCAAGATCGCGGTCCTGGTGCCGGGCCTCACCGAGGTGCGCCCGGGCGCGGCGGTGCCCGTGCTCATGTCCCTGCTATTCGGTCCGGCGGCGGCGTGGGGCGCGGCGATCGGCAACCTCGTCGCGGATTTTCTCGGCGGGATGTTCGGACCGGGCAGCTTTTTCGGGTTCGTCGGCAACTTCCTCTACGGCTACCTGCCCTATTCGATTTGGCGGGCTTTTCGCGGCCATGCGCGCCCCGGCGAGGGCGGCCGGGCCGACTGGCTGCTCGTTGCGGCGGCGATGGTTGCCGGTTGCTTCGCCATCGCGTCGGCGATCGGCTGGGGCGTGGACCTGCTCGGGCTCGCGCCGTTTGCCGCGCTCGGCAACATCATTCTCGTCAACAACCTGCTCAGTTCGCTGGCGCTCGCGTTGCCGCTGGTCGCGTTGCTCTATCCCCGCGTCGAACGGGCGGGACTCGTCTGGCACGACGTGATGGACCTCGCGCCGCCTCCGTCCGGGCGACGTGGCGTCGGCGCGATCCTCGCCGTGGCCGGGGCCCTCGCCGCGTTCGCGGTCGGCGACGCCATCGCCTTCGGTGCGCTCGACGCGTCGTTCGGCGCGGCGGGCTTCGCCGGGGTTACGGGAACCGCCGCCATCGGCGCGGGCGTGGCGCCGTTCCTGGTCGTCATGCTCGTCGGCTGCGCGCTGCTTTAG
- a CDS encoding energy-coupling factor transporter transmembrane protein EcfT: MSAFFRSDDTSLGRLHPSTRLLVFGLACAPPLIVEDPVPMLAIWAIFVAVGVATGAGANLWRARGLVAVFLVVTLALWTAFRRGADTPYFVFGPFAPSRETLAYGLGMGLRLVAFLTAAIVYLTSTRIEDVSYGMERLGLPYRVAFALSLAFRLTPLFLENAGIVAEAQRSRGLDVDRGGWAARMRAYAAIVAPVLIAALRQADGMAVALEARGFGASTKRTRMDAPRVGYRDAAWLVAMVAFIAATIAWRVVRLTF, encoded by the coding sequence ATGAGCGCGTTCTTCCGCTCCGATGACACGTCGCTCGGGCGGCTGCATCCCTCCACGCGCCTGCTGGTCTTTGGACTCGCATGCGCGCCGCCGCTCATCGTGGAAGATCCCGTGCCCATGCTCGCCATCTGGGCGATCTTCGTCGCGGTCGGCGTCGCCACCGGCGCGGGGGCGAATCTGTGGCGCGCGCGCGGGCTTGTCGCCGTTTTTCTCGTCGTCACGCTGGCGCTGTGGACGGCCTTTCGTCGCGGCGCGGATACGCCCTACTTCGTGTTCGGCCCCTTCGCGCCATCGCGCGAGACCCTTGCTTACGGACTCGGCATGGGTCTGCGCCTCGTGGCGTTTCTCACGGCGGCCATCGTTTATCTCACCTCGACGCGCATCGAGGACGTGTCGTACGGCATGGAGCGGCTCGGACTGCCGTATCGCGTCGCCTTCGCCCTCTCGCTCGCGTTCCGGCTCACGCCCCTTTTTCTCGAAAACGCGGGCATCGTGGCCGAAGCGCAGCGATCGCGCGGGCTCGACGTCGATCGCGGCGGATGGGCAGCCCGCATGCGCGCCTACGCCGCCATCGTCGCGCCCGTGCTCATCGCGGCTCTGCGTCAGGCGGACGGCATGGCAGTCGCGCTAGAAGCTCGCGGATTCGGCGCGTCGACAAAACGCACGCGCATGGATGCGCCGCGAGTCGGGTATCGAGATGCGGCGTGGCTCGTCGCGATGGTCGCGTTCATCGCCGCGACGATCGCGTGGCGCGTTGTCAGGCTGACGTTTTAG
- a CDS encoding glycosyltransferase family 2 protein, protein MHANSQLAAAETMPVRVAIVTVAYRSREALPNLLASLDADGEHDLARDIIVVDNDSRDGTVEWLRAERSDVVLVESGRNGGFGAGVNLGVARAAELGCTHVAVLNPDTRVRRGWLSPLLSALENTPGAMCVQPLILMDDGRRVNSAGNRVHLLGFGFTDGYGRDPTAYVDREPFACATCSGCAFVMRVADFSALGGFDETFFLYVEDQDLGWRVRLAGGENLVVPASMIDHDYTFSKSADKFRYLERNRWAFVGSYFPWSWMVRLAPFFAAMEIAVLLQLARGGLAGAKWRAMREAMSGEFRAWVAARRRTAMANPNAARVLKAHISVKLEFEGLGTSLADRILNPLLSAWWRLVGPRQIP, encoded by the coding sequence TTGCACGCCAATTCGCAGCTTGCCGCCGCCGAAACGATGCCCGTTCGCGTTGCGATCGTCACCGTGGCCTATCGTTCGCGCGAGGCGTTGCCGAACCTGCTCGCGTCGCTCGACGCGGATGGTGAGCACGATCTCGCGCGCGACATCATCGTCGTGGACAACGACTCGCGCGACGGCACCGTCGAGTGGCTTCGCGCCGAACGATCGGATGTCGTACTCGTCGAATCCGGTCGAAACGGGGGCTTCGGCGCGGGGGTGAATCTCGGCGTGGCCCGCGCGGCGGAACTCGGTTGCACCCACGTCGCCGTGCTCAATCCCGACACGCGCGTGCGGCGCGGCTGGCTCTCGCCCCTTCTTTCGGCCCTGGAGAACACGCCCGGCGCGATGTGCGTCCAACCGCTGATCCTGATGGACGATGGTCGGCGCGTGAACAGCGCGGGCAACCGCGTTCACCTGCTCGGCTTCGGCTTCACCGACGGCTACGGTCGCGATCCCACGGCGTACGTGGACCGCGAGCCCTTCGCGTGCGCGACGTGCAGCGGATGCGCGTTCGTCATGCGCGTGGCCGACTTCAGCGCCCTCGGAGGATTCGACGAGACGTTTTTCCTTTATGTGGAGGACCAGGACCTGGGTTGGCGGGTGCGTCTCGCGGGTGGAGAAAACCTCGTCGTCCCGGCGTCAATGATCGATCACGACTACACGTTTTCCAAAAGCGCCGACAAGTTCCGATACCTCGAACGCAATCGCTGGGCGTTCGTCGGCTCGTACTTCCCGTGGTCGTGGATGGTACGGCTTGCGCCGTTTTTCGCGGCGATGGAAATCGCCGTGTTGCTCCAGCTCGCTCGCGGAGGACTCGCCGGAGCGAAATGGCGCGCGATGCGCGAAGCGATGTCGGGCGAGTTCCGCGCGTGGGTCGCCGCTCGGCGCCGGACGGCGATGGCGAATCCGAACGCCGCGCGCGTTCTGAAGGCTCACATCAGCGTGAAGCTCGAATTCGAGGGTCTCGGCACGTCGCTCGCCGATCGCATTCTCAACCCTCTCCTGTCGGCGTGGTGGCGGCTGGTCGGCCCGCGGCAAATTCCCTGA